A single window of Rubripirellula lacrimiformis DNA harbors:
- the hrpA gene encoding ATP-dependent RNA helicase HrpA, with protein sequence MKSKPTSPSLTGPVPDSSQQPKRETEGPAAPSANAAAAAASAGGGPDADAPVVGGQATGQPAIAGQVMRIDAARLRRAKKRLSPEDYAKQAAKAADQLAARQAANPRIEYPAELPITAHREELVSLIRENQVIVVCGETGSGKSTQLPKFCLEAGLGRTGMIGHTQPRRLAARSIASRLAEELDTPLGKVVGYQVRFGDHTTTETLVKLMTDGILLAETQSDKFLDAYDVVIIDEAHERSLNIDFLMGYLRNLQTKRPDLKIIITSATIDAQRFATHFGTEDNPAPIVNVEGRGYPVEIKYLPWDDVTSENVRGYDIARHVIEGIEVANRNGHGDMLVFLPTERDIREVSHRVTGHYKRMGATGRVDLLPLYARLPQSEQQRIFNPSGNKRRIIFATNVAESSLTVPGIRFVIDAGTARISRYSVRSKVQRLPIEPVSRASADQRAGRCGRVGPGVCIRLYSADDYENRESYTTPEIRRTNLASVILQMKTLRLGKLEAFPLLDPPRPEAIREGLRTLTELGAIDDRHEVTDIGWKLGRMPVDPRVGRIILAAHENGVLAEILPIAAALEIPDPRDRPPEKQQAADEAHAIFTDARSDFLSYLRLWRYYESAREEHSKNKLIRVLRKQFLSPTRMREWSDVYRQLREMTATTLAEKGKPKHRVGKIRFDEDDAKLVTDNHYAAIHQSLLAGLLSGVAMAGDKNEYTGAGGLKLFLWPGSGVFATKPKWIVSGELVETAKTFARTVAQIQPGWIETVAAHLMKRSHHDPHWSGKSGAAFCYQNQTLFGLPIVTRRRVPLSPIDPSTARDLLIDRGLAESELTTTAKFVRHNRTLQESIAALAAKTRRRDMVIDDYIVAAFYQARLPADVCDRGRLEKLDRSIEPPAWTKSIRDSAGVSQWLADPPADDDSASLYMRPDDLIETQTNTITQNDFPDELTIGNSRLPLDYRFEPGSERDGVSLKVHQAALSQISDDRLGWLVPGLLHTKIVGMIKSLPKRIRRNLVPAADVASKIIDELADDYGQVPFLPAVCAAMTRHAEVPVSPFDFQDEKLDPHLQFLVTVVDDEGETIAEGRQVSPLVARVGDSKSAQPNAAAEIDDEWTRDGMTSFDLERLPREVVRVRGGVHVAQYPGLVDTGKDVKTSLFADANTADAAIRGACVRLFSIAERKELRSQVRWLPGLDQAKIKLSGVVSAGDMEDAMIDLLARVAFVEGQSVIRTAEEFEARRKERSRRIAQATIEIAGWVGNLADAYFDARKEIESVGKSGRFSPSIGDAKLQVQWLVFDGFMRQVPWAWLKHYPRYFKAIAYRIDKLRSGSGPRDDESRKLVQELWKRWLDGLTTYEPADHTESEFRWLIEELRVSLFAQPLGTSTKVSPKRCEKLLETRS encoded by the coding sequence ATGAAATCCAAACCAACCTCACCTTCCCTGACCGGACCGGTCCCCGATTCTTCCCAGCAGCCAAAGCGGGAAACAGAAGGTCCCGCGGCGCCGTCGGCAAATGCAGCAGCCGCGGCCGCGTCCGCAGGGGGGGGACCGGATGCAGACGCACCGGTCGTTGGGGGACAGGCAACCGGGCAACCGGCGATTGCCGGTCAGGTCATGCGGATCGATGCGGCCCGACTTCGCCGTGCCAAGAAACGGCTGTCGCCCGAAGACTATGCCAAACAGGCCGCCAAGGCAGCGGATCAGCTGGCAGCCCGGCAAGCCGCCAACCCGCGGATCGAGTATCCGGCCGAACTTCCGATCACCGCGCATCGCGAGGAACTGGTTTCGCTGATTCGTGAAAACCAAGTGATCGTCGTCTGTGGCGAAACCGGCAGCGGCAAAAGCACCCAGTTGCCCAAGTTCTGTCTCGAAGCCGGCCTGGGTCGAACGGGCATGATTGGCCATACGCAGCCACGACGACTGGCCGCGCGTAGCATCGCATCACGGTTGGCCGAGGAACTGGATACGCCGTTGGGAAAGGTGGTCGGTTACCAAGTCCGATTCGGGGACCATACGACCACCGAAACTCTGGTCAAACTGATGACCGATGGGATCCTGCTGGCCGAGACTCAGTCGGACAAGTTCCTGGATGCCTATGACGTGGTGATCATCGACGAAGCGCACGAACGTTCGTTGAATATCGATTTCTTGATGGGCTACCTTCGCAATCTGCAAACCAAGCGGCCCGACCTGAAGATCATCATCACGTCGGCGACGATCGATGCCCAGCGATTCGCAACGCACTTTGGCACCGAGGACAACCCGGCCCCGATCGTCAACGTCGAAGGTCGTGGGTATCCGGTCGAGATCAAATATCTGCCATGGGATGACGTCACCAGCGAAAACGTTCGCGGTTACGACATCGCCCGGCATGTCATCGAAGGAATCGAAGTCGCCAACCGGAATGGGCACGGCGACATGCTGGTCTTCCTGCCGACCGAACGTGATATCCGCGAAGTCTCGCATCGCGTGACAGGTCACTACAAACGCATGGGCGCGACCGGCCGTGTGGACCTGCTGCCGCTGTACGCGCGTCTGCCCCAATCCGAACAACAACGCATCTTCAATCCGTCGGGCAACAAACGGCGGATCATCTTTGCCACCAACGTTGCCGAAAGCTCGCTGACCGTTCCCGGAATCCGATTCGTGATCGATGCCGGCACCGCACGGATCAGCCGCTACAGCGTGCGCAGCAAGGTCCAACGTTTGCCGATCGAACCGGTCAGTCGGGCCAGCGCCGATCAACGCGCCGGGCGTTGTGGTCGTGTCGGGCCGGGTGTTTGCATTCGACTGTATTCGGCGGACGACTACGAAAACCGCGAATCCTATACCACACCCGAAATCCGGCGTACGAATCTGGCCTCGGTCATCCTGCAGATGAAGACTCTGCGATTGGGCAAATTGGAAGCTTTCCCGCTGCTGGATCCGCCTCGCCCCGAGGCGATCCGCGAGGGGCTGCGTACGCTGACCGAATTGGGTGCGATCGACGACCGGCATGAAGTCACCGACATCGGTTGGAAATTGGGCCGGATGCCGGTCGACCCACGTGTCGGACGAATCATCTTGGCGGCTCACGAAAACGGGGTGCTGGCGGAGATCCTGCCGATCGCGGCGGCTTTGGAAATACCAGATCCGCGTGACCGTCCACCGGAGAAGCAACAGGCTGCCGACGAGGCGCACGCCATCTTCACCGACGCCCGCAGCGACTTCCTGTCCTATCTGCGACTGTGGCGGTACTACGAATCGGCTCGCGAAGAACACAGCAAGAACAAACTGATCCGCGTCCTGCGAAAACAATTCCTGTCGCCCACGCGGATGCGTGAATGGTCCGACGTGTATCGCCAACTTCGCGAGATGACGGCAACGACGCTTGCCGAAAAAGGAAAACCCAAGCACCGCGTTGGCAAGATCCGCTTTGACGAAGACGACGCCAAGTTGGTGACAGACAATCATTACGCGGCGATCCACCAATCTCTGTTGGCAGGTCTGTTGTCTGGCGTCGCGATGGCCGGCGACAAGAACGAATACACCGGCGCCGGCGGATTGAAATTGTTCCTGTGGCCAGGCAGCGGCGTGTTCGCCACCAAACCCAAATGGATCGTATCGGGCGAACTGGTCGAAACTGCCAAGACCTTTGCGCGAACCGTCGCCCAGATCCAACCCGGTTGGATCGAAACCGTCGCCGCCCACCTGATGAAACGGTCGCATCACGACCCGCATTGGAGCGGCAAGTCTGGGGCAGCGTTCTGTTACCAGAACCAAACCTTGTTCGGTTTGCCAATCGTGACCCGTCGCCGTGTTCCGCTGTCGCCGATCGATCCATCGACGGCCCGGGATTTGTTGATCGACCGCGGACTGGCCGAATCCGAACTGACGACCACGGCCAAATTCGTTCGTCACAATCGCACGCTTCAGGAATCGATCGCAGCCCTGGCGGCCAAAACTCGCCGCCGCGATATGGTGATCGATGACTACATCGTGGCCGCGTTCTATCAGGCTAGGTTGCCAGCCGATGTCTGCGACCGCGGTCGATTGGAAAAACTGGACCGATCGATCGAGCCACCCGCATGGACCAAATCGATCCGCGATTCCGCCGGTGTGTCCCAGTGGTTGGCCGACCCACCGGCCGACGACGATTCGGCATCCTTGTACATGCGTCCCGATGATCTGATCGAAACGCAAACCAACACGATCACTCAAAACGACTTTCCCGACGAACTGACGATTGGCAATTCACGCCTGCCGTTGGATTACCGATTCGAACCGGGATCGGAACGCGACGGTGTGAGCCTGAAAGTCCACCAGGCGGCCCTATCGCAGATCAGTGACGATCGACTCGGTTGGCTGGTCCCCGGACTGCTGCACACCAAGATCGTCGGCATGATCAAATCACTGCCCAAACGGATTCGCCGCAACCTGGTCCCGGCGGCGGACGTGGCCAGCAAGATCATCGACGAATTGGCCGACGACTATGGACAGGTTCCATTTTTGCCAGCCGTTTGCGCGGCGATGACACGCCATGCCGAAGTGCCGGTTTCGCCGTTTGATTTCCAGGACGAAAAACTAGACCCGCATTTGCAGTTCTTGGTCACCGTGGTCGACGACGAAGGCGAAACGATTGCCGAAGGTCGCCAAGTATCACCGTTGGTCGCACGTGTCGGTGATTCGAAGTCCGCACAACCCAATGCTGCCGCAGAAATCGACGACGAGTGGACACGCGATGGGATGACATCGTTCGACTTGGAACGACTGCCACGTGAAGTGGTACGCGTCCGAGGCGGCGTACATGTGGCTCAGTACCCCGGCCTGGTCGACACTGGCAAAGACGTCAAAACATCGTTATTCGCCGATGCAAACACGGCCGACGCGGCCATTCGTGGTGCCTGTGTGCGGTTGTTTTCCATCGCGGAACGCAAAGAACTTCGATCCCAGGTGCGTTGGTTGCCTGGGCTAGACCAAGCCAAGATCAAGCTCTCGGGCGTCGTATCGGCTGGCGATATGGAAGACGCGATGATCGACCTACTAGCCCGCGTCGCGTTCGTGGAAGGCCAGTCGGTGATCCGCACGGCCGAAGAATTCGAAGCCCGACGGAAGGAACGTTCACGCCGGATCGCACAAGCCACGATCGAAATTGCCGGGTGGGTGGGCAACCTTGCTGACGCCTACTTCGACGCTCGCAAAGAAATCGAATCGGTTGGCAAGAGCGGACGATTCTCGCCATCGATCGGCGATGCCAAACTTCAGGTGCAATGGCTTGTATTCGATGGGTTCATGCGTCAGGTTCCCTGGGCATGGCTAAAACACTATCCGCGATACTTCAAAGCCATCGCCTACCGGATCGACAAATTACGCAGCGGGTCGGGACCGCGGGATGACGAATCTCGCAAGCTGGTCCAAGAGCTATGGAAACGCTGGCTCGATGGACTGACGACCTACGAACCGGCGGATCATACCGAATCGGAATTTCGTTGGCTGATCGAAGAACTGCGCGTCAGCCTGTTTGCCCAACCGCTAGGAACGTCCACGAAAGTGTCTCCGAAACGTTGCGAAAAGCTTCTCGAAACGCGTTCTTAA
- a CDS encoding SLC13 family permease, giving the protein MGTWEPWLAIAVALTLLITLAMRVAATDLLAVGCLAILVVAQSITGTPLLPSPEAAVAGFGNQGLITIAFLFAVVTGLEFTGGTELATGWFLNRAKTLTGAQSRLLIPVALMSGFLNNTPVVVALMPVVSDLAKRIGTSSSRLLLPLSYAAILGGMCTLMGTSTNLLIADLNAKEIAAGADITPLSFFAPAAIGIPATVIGLIYMIVASRWLLPDRRGAISVSDDPRQYTVEVQVEAGGPLAGRTIEDAGLRHLPGLYIAEIQREDGTIAAAKPTETLRGNDVLILVGALDSVVDLRKIRGLTTSDDQARKLQIPAWQRTLVEAVVSPRCGLLGKTIREGKFRSHYNAAVVAVARGDKRLTGKLGDVRLETGDVLLLEASPSFLHRRGESRDFFLVSTVQQGAIRRPERAWHAIAVVLVMVAVAAMTQQILTASLVAAIAMIALRCCTTSEARRSIDWSILIVIGAAIGIGSAMHQSGAAAGIASGLLNLAGGNPLLTLAALYLATMFCTELITNNAAAMLMFHIANSAAAGLGCDPAPMIMAVMIAASASFLTPFGYQTNMMVYGVGGYRVSDYLKFGMPLSLIVFVVAMTVIPIVWPLS; this is encoded by the coding sequence ATGGGAACTTGGGAACCTTGGCTTGCAATTGCGGTCGCGTTGACGCTGCTGATCACGTTGGCAATGCGCGTCGCCGCGACCGACTTGTTAGCCGTGGGCTGCCTTGCCATCCTTGTCGTTGCCCAAAGCATCACCGGCACCCCGTTGCTTCCGTCACCGGAAGCAGCGGTGGCCGGCTTTGGCAATCAAGGTCTGATCACGATCGCGTTTCTGTTTGCGGTCGTGACGGGGCTGGAATTCACCGGAGGCACCGAACTAGCCACCGGCTGGTTTCTGAACCGTGCCAAAACCCTGACGGGTGCCCAAAGCCGATTGTTGATTCCGGTCGCTTTGATGAGCGGGTTCCTGAACAACACCCCGGTGGTCGTGGCGCTGATGCCCGTGGTCAGCGACCTGGCCAAACGAATCGGTACCAGCAGCAGCCGGTTGCTGCTGCCGCTTAGTTACGCCGCGATCCTGGGTGGTATGTGCACGTTGATGGGCACCAGCACCAACCTGTTGATCGCCGACTTGAATGCCAAGGAGATTGCCGCTGGCGCCGACATCACACCGCTAAGCTTCTTTGCGCCAGCCGCGATCGGTATCCCGGCAACGGTCATTGGACTGATCTACATGATCGTGGCGTCGCGTTGGTTGTTGCCCGATCGGCGCGGGGCCATCAGTGTGTCGGATGACCCAAGGCAGTACACCGTCGAGGTTCAGGTCGAAGCCGGCGGCCCGTTGGCCGGACGAACGATCGAAGACGCCGGGCTGCGTCACCTGCCTGGACTTTACATCGCCGAAATCCAACGCGAAGACGGCACGATCGCGGCGGCCAAACCCACCGAAACGCTGCGTGGCAACGACGTGCTGATCTTGGTGGGTGCTTTGGATAGCGTGGTCGACCTGCGGAAGATCCGCGGCCTGACGACATCCGACGACCAGGCCCGCAAATTACAGATTCCCGCCTGGCAGCGGACGCTGGTCGAAGCCGTCGTCAGCCCTCGCTGCGGTCTGCTGGGCAAAACGATCCGCGAAGGAAAGTTTCGCTCGCACTACAACGCTGCCGTCGTCGCGGTCGCACGGGGTGATAAGCGATTGACCGGAAAACTAGGCGATGTACGTCTGGAAACCGGCGATGTCCTGCTGCTAGAAGCCTCGCCTTCGTTCTTGCACCGACGCGGCGAGTCACGCGATTTCTTCCTGGTCAGCACCGTTCAACAGGGTGCCATCCGGCGTCCGGAACGCGCCTGGCACGCGATCGCCGTGGTGCTAGTGATGGTCGCCGTCGCCGCCATGACGCAGCAGATTTTGACCGCTTCGCTGGTCGCCGCCATCGCGATGATCGCGCTGCGTTGCTGCACGACCTCGGAAGCCCGCCGCAGCATCGACTGGTCAATCCTGATCGTCATCGGTGCGGCGATCGGCATCGGTTCAGCGATGCACCAAAGCGGGGCAGCGGCCGGCATCGCGAGCGGGCTGTTGAATCTGGCGGGCGGCAACCCACTGCTAACATTGGCGGCGCTTTACCTGGCGACCATGTTCTGCACCGAACTGATCACCAACAACGCGGCGGCGATGCTGATGTTCCATATCGCCAATAGCGCAGCTGCCGGACTGGGTTGCGATCCCGCCCCGATGATCATGGCGGTGATGATCGCCGCGTCCGCAAGCTTTCTGACCCCGTTTGGGTACCAAACCAACATGATGGTTTACGGCGTCGGCGGCTATCGCGTGTCGGATTACCTGAAATTTGGGATGCCGCTTAGCCTGATCGTGTTCGTCGTTGCGATGACCGTGATCCCAATCGTCTGGCCGCTCAGCTAA
- a CDS encoding sodium:solute symporter family protein encodes MTPGMIKVTIIGVYLGLLLCLGVFSSRLFRGTSKDYLLASHSIGPFLLLMSLFGTTMTGFALVGSTGEAFAEGVGVYGMLASSSGIIHSLCFFVLGVKLWSWGKKYGYTTQAGFFRDRLDSDKIGLVLFPILVGLVVPYLLVGVISAGKAIEGATRGDFPALTENGAIPPWLTELVICVVVLVYVFFGGMRGTAWANTFQTIVFMVLGVVAFYLIATGLAERAVEDGRAHMMVDGKRVVRTEPPTGLWDSFNIVSQEIPKARRVRAEVTAEDQIESVEAPAQFRTREGLDPWMFFTYMLIPFSVGMFPHLFQHWLTAKSGSAFKLPVVAHPIFILIVWVPCVLIGVWATSGLINIPPPIANDPNKVLGFMVKSLSGDVLGGFLLAGILAAIMSSLDSQFLCIGTMFTTDIVVHYSGKDKFSDKQIITISRLFIIAVVAVTYALSLTDIAQTRVFQLGIWCFSGFSSLFPLVLLAVYWRGLSKWGAYAGVITAAVVWFALFRASEFGAIDNWSVDFTLGGREIHTMPVATMFFASFAATVVVSLMTPKPSQATLAKFFPEAK; translated from the coding sequence ATGACTCCGGGAATGATCAAAGTCACCATTATCGGCGTGTACCTTGGGCTGTTGCTTTGCCTGGGCGTATTCTCGTCGCGACTGTTCCGAGGCACTTCGAAAGACTATCTGCTAGCGAGTCATTCGATCGGGCCCTTCCTGCTGCTGATGTCGCTGTTCGGCACCACGATGACAGGATTTGCGTTGGTCGGATCGACCGGCGAAGCCTTTGCCGAAGGTGTCGGCGTGTATGGGATGTTGGCGTCATCGTCAGGCATCATCCACTCGCTGTGCTTCTTTGTGCTGGGCGTCAAACTGTGGTCCTGGGGTAAAAAGTACGGCTACACCACACAGGCCGGATTCTTCCGCGACCGTCTGGACAGCGACAAGATCGGCTTGGTGCTGTTCCCGATCCTGGTCGGATTGGTAGTGCCGTACCTGTTGGTCGGTGTGATCTCGGCTGGCAAAGCGATCGAAGGCGCCACGCGAGGCGATTTTCCGGCGTTGACCGAAAACGGGGCGATCCCACCTTGGTTGACCGAGCTGGTGATCTGTGTCGTCGTGCTGGTCTATGTCTTCTTTGGCGGCATGCGTGGGACCGCTTGGGCCAACACATTCCAAACGATCGTATTCATGGTCTTGGGTGTGGTCGCGTTCTATCTGATCGCAACCGGATTGGCCGAGCGCGCCGTCGAAGACGGTCGGGCCCACATGATGGTCGATGGAAAACGGGTCGTTCGCACCGAACCTCCCACCGGTCTTTGGGACTCTTTCAACATTGTGTCCCAAGAAATCCCCAAAGCCCGCCGCGTCCGCGCCGAAGTCACTGCGGAAGACCAGATCGAATCGGTCGAAGCACCCGCCCAGTTCCGCACCCGCGAGGGTCTGGATCCGTGGATGTTCTTTACCTACATGTTGATTCCGTTTTCGGTCGGCATGTTCCCGCACCTGTTCCAGCACTGGTTGACCGCAAAAAGTGGATCGGCGTTTAAATTGCCGGTGGTCGCCCACCCGATTTTCATTCTGATCGTGTGGGTCCCCTGTGTGCTGATTGGTGTTTGGGCAACCAGCGGTTTGATCAACATCCCGCCGCCGATCGCCAACGACCCCAACAAAGTGCTCGGGTTCATGGTCAAGTCGCTGTCCGGTGACGTCCTAGGCGGATTCCTGTTGGCAGGCATCCTGGCCGCAATCATGTCCAGTTTGGACAGCCAGTTTCTTTGCATCGGAACGATGTTCACGACCGATATCGTGGTCCATTACTCGGGCAAAGATAAGTTCAGCGACAAGCAGATCATTACGATTTCGCGATTGTTTATCATCGCCGTCGTCGCAGTGACCTACGCACTTAGCCTGACGGACATCGCACAGACACGCGTGTTCCAACTGGGCATTTGGTGCTTCAGCGGATTTAGCAGTCTGTTCCCGTTGGTGCTGTTGGCGGTCTATTGGCGAGGCCTTTCCAAATGGGGAGCCTATGCCGGTGTGATCACCGCTGCGGTGGTTTGGTTCGCATTGTTCCGCGCGTCCGAGTTCGGAGCGATCGACAACTGGTCAGTCGACTTCACACTGGGTGGACGGGAGATTCATACGATGCCAGTTGCAACGATGTTCTTTGCATCGTTTGCAGCAACCGTGGTTGTATCGTTGATGACGCCCAAACCGAGTCAGGCAACCTTGGCCAAGTTCTTTCCCGAGGCCAAATAG